In a genomic window of Weissella tructae:
- a CDS encoding quaternary amine ABC transporter ATP-binding protein, which yields MSKVKIEHLTKIFGKKVKPALKMVQENVSKTEILEKTGATVGVYDANIEIEEGEIFVIMGLSGSGKSTLIRLLNRLIEPTSGSIYLDGEDISTMDKEELLEVRRQKMSMVFQNFGLFPQRTVLENTEYGLEVQGVDKAERQARAEKALDNANLLAFKDQYPSQLSGGMQQRVGLARALANNPEILLMDEAFSALDPLIRRDMQDELLELQESQQKTIIFISHDLNEALRIGDRIAIMKDGKVVQVGTGEDILTNPANDYVRAFTEDIDRSKVLTAENIMIQPLTTNISVDGPNVALKKMATEEVSGLVAVDRNRQFKGFLTSDAAIKARRDQIPLTDVLVDMQTVSQDMLVADLMPLISDSPSPLAVVDGGRLKGVVIRGRVLEALTDNLEEEDNA from the coding sequence ATGTCAAAAGTGAAGATCGAACACCTAACCAAAATCTTTGGTAAAAAGGTGAAGCCGGCCTTGAAAATGGTCCAAGAAAATGTTTCTAAGACAGAAATCTTAGAAAAAACTGGTGCTACCGTTGGGGTTTACGATGCCAACATTGAAATTGAAGAAGGCGAAATTTTCGTGATTATGGGTCTATCAGGATCTGGTAAGTCTACGTTGATTCGTTTGCTAAACCGTTTGATTGAACCAACATCAGGGTCAATTTATTTAGATGGTGAAGATATTTCAACGATGGATAAAGAAGAATTGTTAGAAGTACGTCGTCAAAAGATGAGTATGGTCTTTCAAAACTTTGGGTTATTCCCACAACGAACAGTGCTAGAAAATACAGAATATGGTTTAGAAGTACAAGGGGTCGACAAAGCAGAACGTCAAGCCCGTGCAGAAAAAGCCCTAGACAATGCCAACCTATTGGCCTTTAAGGACCAATATCCAAGTCAATTGTCGGGTGGGATGCAACAACGTGTGGGGCTAGCCCGTGCGTTGGCTAACAATCCTGAAATTCTTTTGATGGATGAGGCGTTCTCAGCGCTGGACCCATTGATTCGTCGTGATATGCAAGATGAATTACTTGAATTACAAGAGAGTCAACAAAAGACAATTATTTTTATTTCGCATGATTTGAATGAAGCTTTGCGAATTGGTGATCGTATTGCCATTATGAAGGATGGAAAGGTTGTGCAAGTTGGAACCGGTGAAGATATTTTGACCAATCCAGCCAATGACTATGTCCGTGCCTTTACAGAAGATATTGATCGTTCTAAGGTCTTAACAGCCGAAAATATTATGATTCAACCACTAACAACGAATATTAGTGTCGATGGACCTAATGTGGCGTTGAAGAAGATGGCTACTGAAGAAGTGAGTGGTCTTGTGGCCGTTGATCGTAATCGACAATTTAAAGGTTTCTTGACCAGTGATGCAGCGATTAAAGCACGTCGTGATCAAATTCCTTTGACTGATGTCTTGGTGGACATGCAAACTGTTTCCCAAGATATGTTAGTAGCTGACTTGATGCCTTTGATCTCAGATTCACCATCACCATTAGCAGTTGTGGATGGTGGACGTCTAAAGGGTGTTGTTATTCGAGGACGTGTTCTTGAAGCATTAACCGACAACTTGGAAGAGGAGGATAATGCATAA
- a CDS encoding ABC transporter permease/substrate binding protein, with protein MNIQIPIAQTVETIVDWMTTNWAGFFNAIQAGGQGGMDAISNGLLAIPPIVTIISLTIFAFLCSGKKYGFPLFTLGGLLLILNQGLWADLMQTTTLVLISSLVAIVIGVPLGIWMAKSETVAKIVQPLLDFMQTMPGFVYLIPAVAFFGIGVVPGVFASFIFALPPTVRFTNLGIRQVPKEMTEAADSFGSTPRQKLFKVELPLAKSTILAGVNQTIMLALSMVVIASMVGAPGLGQGVLSAVQHADVGSGFVNGLALVILAIIIDRFTQKLNPDLAPNNEKPQAWRKWLGWAAALALVIGGMSSMFATTTQNDKHVSLAYVQWDSEVASTNVIAEVLRQQGIDVDTTPLDNAVMWQSIAQGQADASVSAWLPNTHKPQYDKYKSQIDVLGQNMSGARVGLVVPTYMKADSISDLTTEAKQTITGIEPGAGVMTAAEKTMDAYPNLKDWNLQGASTGAMTVALGKAMQNKDEIVITGWTPHWMFEKYDLKYLKDPKGTMGTEENINTIARKDLEKDQPEAYKILKNFEWTADDMAAVMLAIQDGATPEDAAKSWISDHEDKVKEWLA; from the coding sequence ATGAATATTCAAATTCCAATTGCCCAAACAGTTGAAACAATCGTAGATTGGATGACGACGAACTGGGCTGGTTTCTTTAATGCCATTCAAGCGGGTGGTCAAGGAGGAATGGATGCCATTTCGAATGGATTACTTGCGATTCCACCGATTGTGACGATTATCAGTTTAACGATTTTCGCCTTTCTATGTAGTGGCAAGAAGTACGGTTTCCCGTTGTTTACATTAGGGGGACTCTTGTTGATTTTGAACCAAGGTTTGTGGGCCGATTTGATGCAAACAACAACCTTGGTATTGATTTCAAGTTTGGTAGCCATTGTTATTGGGGTACCACTAGGTATCTGGATGGCAAAGTCTGAAACAGTTGCTAAAATTGTGCAACCTTTGTTGGACTTCATGCAAACAATGCCTGGTTTTGTTTACTTGATTCCTGCCGTTGCCTTCTTTGGAATTGGTGTTGTGCCAGGGGTATTTGCCTCATTTATCTTCGCACTACCACCAACTGTTCGTTTTACTAACTTAGGTATTCGTCAAGTACCAAAGGAAATGACAGAAGCGGCAGATTCATTTGGATCAACGCCACGCCAAAAGTTATTTAAGGTTGAATTACCACTAGCCAAGTCTACAATTTTGGCGGGTGTTAACCAAACGATTATGTTAGCTCTTTCAATGGTGGTTATTGCATCCATGGTTGGAGCACCTGGATTGGGACAAGGTGTTCTATCTGCCGTGCAACACGCTGACGTTGGAAGTGGATTTGTGAATGGGTTAGCTTTGGTTATTTTGGCCATTATTATTGACCGTTTTACACAAAAGTTGAACCCGGATTTAGCACCCAATAATGAAAAGCCACAAGCATGGCGCAAGTGGTTAGGTTGGGCAGCAGCCTTAGCCTTAGTTATCGGTGGTATGAGTAGTATGTTTGCGACAACAACGCAAAATGACAAGCATGTTAGTTTAGCGTATGTGCAATGGGATTCAGAAGTCGCCTCTACAAATGTAATCGCTGAAGTATTACGCCAACAAGGGATTGATGTCGACACGACACCATTAGATAATGCTGTTATGTGGCAATCAATTGCGCAAGGGCAAGCAGATGCCTCTGTTTCTGCTTGGTTGCCTAACACGCACAAGCCACAATATGATAAATATAAGTCTCAAATCGATGTCCTTGGACAAAATATGTCTGGTGCTCGTGTTGGGTTGGTTGTACCAACATACATGAAGGCAGATAGTATTTCAGATTTGACGACAGAAGCTAAGCAAACAATTACAGGAATTGAGCCTGGTGCTGGAGTGATGACTGCGGCAGAGAAGACGATGGATGCTTATCCTAATTTGAAGGATTGGAATCTACAAGGTGCTTCTACTGGTGCCATGACTGTTGCCTTAGGTAAGGCAATGCAAAACAAAGATGAAATTGTGATTACTGGTTGGACACCACACTGGATGTTTGAAAAGTATGATTTGAAGTATCTAAAGGACCCTAAGGGAACGATGGGGACAGAAGAGAACATCAATACGATTGCTCGTAAAGATCTAGAAAAGGATCAACCAGAAGCTTACAAGATTCTGAAAAACTTTGAATGGACTGCAGATGACATGGCGGCCGTAATGCTTGCTATTCAAGATGGGGCCACACCAGAAGACGCGGCAAAATCTTGGATTTCTGATCATGAAGACAAAGTAAAGGAATGGCTAGCCTAA
- a CDS encoding GNAT family N-acetyltransferase: MKLEQMNQENETYWWSVYDAAFPPHETLPFDLMKKMVKRSEDVHMAVIMDDTQQVGVTLYVTLPDEQVFVLFLAIDPTLQGNGLGSRVLELLKTTYPGGVMLECEELGLNSDNETQRERRYAFYQRNGLMDSGYITDNPAGTFHLMRSNAKMTTIRLKDAMSLLGLETKVY, encoded by the coding sequence ATGAAGTTAGAACAAATGAACCAAGAAAATGAAACATATTGGTGGTCTGTTTATGATGCTGCTTTTCCACCACATGAAACTTTGCCGTTTGATTTGATGAAGAAGATGGTTAAGCGTTCTGAAGACGTACACATGGCAGTCATCATGGATGACACGCAACAAGTTGGGGTAACTTTGTATGTGACGCTACCCGATGAACAAGTGTTTGTATTGTTCTTAGCTATTGACCCAACGCTACAAGGGAATGGACTAGGGAGCCGTGTACTAGAACTATTGAAGACGACATACCCAGGTGGGGTTATGTTGGAATGTGAAGAATTGGGCTTGAATTCAGACAATGAAACACAACGTGAGCGACGTTATGCCTTTTACCAACGAAATGGTTTGATGGATTCAGGATATATTACAGATAATCCAGCAGGAACGTTCCATCTAATGCGTTCGAACGCGAAAATGACGACAATTCGTTTAAAAGATGCCATGTCATTATTGGGGTTAGAAACGAAGGTTTATTAA
- a CDS encoding iron-sulfur cluster biosynthesis family protein, with the protein MELTFKDAAKERIEKRLKPDTKLVLDFDDGVGPFSDAASCTLDVAFSLVLCRPDQLTADYDEHLTSNMGEVYYKGYADTQLDGNMSIDVDKMLRYKLTGDSGIIDPNMSLRDVQGN; encoded by the coding sequence ATGGAATTAACATTTAAAGATGCAGCTAAGGAACGAATTGAAAAGCGTTTGAAGCCAGACACTAAGTTGGTTTTGGATTTCGATGATGGTGTTGGACCATTTTCAGATGCTGCTTCATGTACACTTGACGTTGCCTTCTCACTTGTTTTGTGCCGACCAGATCAACTAACTGCTGATTACGACGAACACCTAACAAGTAACATGGGTGAAGTGTATTACAAGGGTTACGCAGACACACAACTTGATGGCAACATGTCAATCGACGTTGATAAGATGTTGCGTTACAAGTTGACAGGTGACAGTGGAATTATCGATCCAAACATGTCACTTCGCGACGTACAAGGAAATTAA
- a CDS encoding YjjG family noncanonical pyrimidine nucleotidase — MMYKYLIFDLDDTLLDFKAGEHEGLLRVLTNAGITDVAHALERYAVINRALWQRYEQGEITKADIQQTRFPDLLKQLEMTGDGIAMERAYRNELNHNNHLIPGAETLLKQLSAMNYVLIAGTNGETQTQKMRLTNTGFGEFFDQVYISDELGSAKPDPMFYEPIFTANADMTTDNTVMIGDGIPSDMRGGIAVGLDTIWVNLKDQVLPDDISVTHEVNTLNQLGRVLGAN; from the coding sequence ATGATGTATAAATACTTGATATTTGATTTAGATGATACGCTGTTGGATTTTAAAGCAGGTGAACATGAGGGATTGCTGCGTGTGTTAACTAATGCGGGCATTACAGATGTAGCGCATGCGCTAGAACGCTATGCTGTGATTAACCGCGCTCTGTGGCAGCGCTATGAACAAGGCGAAATAACAAAAGCTGATATTCAACAAACACGATTTCCGGATCTATTAAAACAGTTAGAGATGACTGGTGATGGAATCGCGATGGAACGTGCCTACCGCAATGAGCTGAACCACAATAATCATTTGATTCCAGGGGCTGAGACGTTATTAAAACAATTAAGTGCTATGAACTACGTTTTAATTGCGGGAACAAATGGAGAGACGCAAACACAAAAAATGCGTTTAACTAATACAGGATTTGGTGAATTCTTTGACCAAGTGTATATTTCAGACGAATTAGGGTCTGCGAAGCCTGACCCAATGTTTTATGAACCTATTTTTACCGCTAATGCTGATATGACGACGGACAATACGGTGATGATTGGGGACGGGATTCCTTCAGATATGCGGGGCGGAATCGCTGTTGGCCTGGATACCATTTGGGTTAACTTGAAGGATCAAGTACTGCCAGACGATATCTCTGTGACGCATGAAGTAAATACTTTAAACCAACTGGGGCGAGTATTAGGTGCGAACTAA